The following are encoded together in the Magnetospirillum gryphiswaldense MSR-1 v2 genome:
- a CDS encoding imelysin family protein — MKRFVMVAASAAVLLGGGQAGAAGVDKKAVLTTYADIAHAKYEDSLIAAKQLKVAIDALVAAPSAETLATAKAAWIAARVPYQQSEAFRFGNTAVDEWEGKVNAWPLDEGLIDYVNADTYGTESGENPLYTANIIAHPKLKVGGKNVNASKIDKKLLAKMHEAGGVEANVTTGYHAIEFMLWGQDTNGTGPGAGNRPASDFDTKSCTGGNCDRRAAYLVTATDLLVDDLKTMVDGWSAKGKIRAKLLKGKPDAGIATIVTGLGSLSYGELAGERMKLGLMLHDPEEEHDCFSDNTHNSHFYDAKGIQNIYLGKYTRTDGTEVKGPALADLVAAKDTALDGDMKAKLDATMTAMGVLVKTAEGGEAYDQMIGAGNSAGNAKVQAAIDALVAQTRSLEKAVAVLALGEVKFEGSDSLDNPSAIGK, encoded by the coding sequence ATGAAGCGTTTTGTGATGGTGGCCGCCAGTGCGGCGGTATTGCTGGGGGGCGGTCAGGCTGGCGCCGCCGGTGTGGACAAGAAGGCGGTGCTGACCACTTATGCCGACATCGCCCACGCCAAGTATGAAGATTCGCTGATCGCGGCCAAGCAGTTGAAGGTCGCAATCGATGCCCTGGTGGCCGCCCCCAGTGCCGAAACCCTGGCCACCGCCAAGGCGGCCTGGATTGCCGCCCGCGTGCCCTATCAGCAATCCGAGGCCTTCCGTTTCGGCAACACCGCCGTCGACGAATGGGAAGGCAAGGTCAATGCCTGGCCGCTGGACGAAGGTCTGATCGACTACGTCAACGCCGATACCTATGGCACCGAATCGGGAGAAAACCCGCTCTACACCGCCAACATCATCGCCCATCCCAAGCTCAAGGTCGGCGGCAAGAACGTCAATGCCAGCAAGATCGACAAGAAGCTGCTGGCCAAGATGCACGAGGCCGGCGGGGTCGAAGCCAACGTCACCACCGGCTATCACGCCATCGAATTCATGCTGTGGGGCCAAGACACCAACGGCACCGGTCCGGGTGCCGGCAACCGTCCGGCCAGCGATTTCGACACCAAGAGCTGCACCGGCGGCAATTGCGACCGCCGCGCCGCCTATCTGGTCACCGCCACCGATCTGTTGGTCGACGATCTGAAGACCATGGTCGACGGCTGGAGCGCCAAGGGCAAAATCCGCGCCAAGCTGCTGAAGGGCAAACCCGATGCCGGCATCGCCACCATCGTCACCGGCCTGGGCAGCCTGTCCTACGGCGAACTGGCGGGCGAGCGCATGAAGCTGGGCCTGATGCTGCACGACCCCGAGGAAGAGCATGATTGCTTCTCGGACAACACCCACAACTCGCATTTCTATGACGCCAAGGGCATCCAGAACATCTATCTGGGCAAGTACACCCGCACCGACGGCACCGAGGTAAAGGGCCCGGCCCTGGCCGATCTGGTCGCCGCCAAGGATACCGCCCTGGATGGCGACATGAAGGCTAAGCTCGACGCCACCATGACCGCCATGGGCGTGTTGGTGAAGACCGCCGAAGGCGGCGAGGCCTATGACCAGATGATCGGTGCTGGCAACAGCGCCGGCAACGCCAAGGTTCAGGCCGCCATCGACGCCCTGGTGGCACAGACCCGCTCGCTGGAAAAGGCGGTGGCGGTACTGGCCCTGGGCGAGGTCAAGTTCGAGGGCTCGGATAGCCTCGACAACCCGTCGGCCATCGGCAAGTAA